A region of the Burkholderia pyrrocinia genome:
GCTTCGGCGCGCGCCGCCTGTATGTCGCAGGCCTCGTGCTGTTCGCGCTCGCGTCGCTCGCGTGCGGCGCCGCGAACTCGCCCGCGATGCTGATCGCGGCCCGCGCGCTGCAGGGCGTCGGCGCCGCGGCGATGCTGCCCAATTCGCTCGCACTGCTCAACGACGCGTGCCGGCACGACCCGCACCTGCGTGCGCGGGCCGTCGGCTGGTGGACGGCGGCCGGCTCGATCTCGATCGCGGCCGGCCCGGTCGTCGGCGGTCTGCTGATCGCGGCGTGGGGCTGGCGCGGCATCTTCCTCGTGAACCTGCCGCTGTGCGCGGCAGGGCTCGCGGCCGCCTTTGCGTGGGTGCCCGCGCGCCGCGCGAAGGCTGCGCCGGCCGCGCAACCCCGTTCCATCCGCACTCTCGACCTGCGCGGCCAGCTCATCGCGATCGCGATGCTCACCGCGCTGACCGGCGCCGTGATCGAATGGCGGCCGCTCGGCTTCGCGCATCCGGTCGTCGCCGGCGGCTTCGCGCTGGCGGCGCTCGCCGCGCTCGCGTTCGTCGCGGTCGAATCGCGGACGGCCACGCCGATGCTGCCGCTGTCGCTGTTTCGTCATCGCACGTTCAGCGCGGCCGTGCTGTTCGGGATCTGCGTGAACCTCACGTACTACGGCACCGTGTTCGTGCTCGCGCTGTACCTGCAGCGCGCGCGCGGCGAATCGGCGTTGCAGGCGGGACTCGCGTTCCTGCCGCTGACGGGGGGCTTCCTGCTGTCGAATCTCGCGAGCGGCCGGGTCGTTGCGCGTCACGGCCCGCGTGCGCCGATGCTCGCGGGCGCACTCGTCGCCGCGCTCGGCTACGGGTCGCTGCATTTCGTCGACGCGTCGACGCCGCTGCCCTTCCTGCTCGTGCCGTTCCTGCTGATTCCGTCGGGCATGGGTTTCGCGGTGCCGGCAATGACGACGGCCGTGCTCGCGTCGGTCGCGCCCGCGCGGGCCGGCATCGCGTCGGCCGTGCTGAATACCGCGCGGCAGGCCGGCGGCGCGATGGGGGTCGCAGCTTTCGGCGCGCTCGCGGGCGGCGGCCGTGCGTGGCAGGTCGTCGACGGGTTGCGGATCGAAACGGCCGTGTCGGTCGCGCTGCTGGTCACGGCCGCGCTGCTCGCGACGCGGGTCCGGCCCGATGCGCATCGCGGTGCATCGCCCGCACGTCAGGCAGTGCCGGCCGTCGACTGACCTCGCGCGGTCACGCTTCGCCGGGGTCGCGCTGAATCAGGTGACGCCACGGAAAAACGCCGTGCATGACACTCACCGCCGCGTCGCGCCCGCTTCGTCGCCGACCTTCCTCACGACCGTCTCGGCCGCCTTCACGGGCCGGCCATCGTCGTGCCGCAGCGCGAGCCTGCGGATCGCGCGCCCCGTGTCGCGATCGACCAGCACCGAATGCGGCTCGCCGCGCGCGAACAGGTGCGCCTCGCCCCACTGCCGCAGCATCACGATGACCGGAAACAGTCCTTCGCCCTTTTTGGTCAGCGCGTACTCCTGATACGCGGTGCCGTCCGACGCCGGCACGACGTCGAACACGCCGGCCTCCACCAGCATCCTGAGCCGGTCGGACAGGATGTTGCTCGCGACGCCGAGGCTTGCGCGGAAATCGCCGAAGCGGCGCACGCCGTCGAACGCATCGCGCACGATCAGCAACGCCCAGCGATCGCCGACGATATCAGTCGCCCGCGCCACCGGGCACGGCGAATCCGCAAGACTTTTCTGCCTGGCCATGTTCCTCTCCGCAGTCGTGTCGGCCGCCTTCACGGCAGCGCCGGCCATCCGTGCGCGGGTCCGTCGCCCGCCGCACAACAAGTTGCATTTTAAAACTACTTTTCCTACACTCACACTAGTTTCAAATTGCAACTACTTTGCACGAGGAAACCCATGGCGTCTTCCTGTCATTCAAGCACCACTACGTCGAACGCACCGAATGCATCGCATCCGGCCGGCGACGGCCGCCTGTCCACGGCAAGCGTCGCGCTGCTGGCAGTCTGCTGCGCGGCGAGCGTCGCAAACGTCTACTACGCGCAGCCGCTGCTCGATTCGATCGCGCGGGATTTCGGCGTGTCGCAGGCGGCCGTCGGCGGCGTCATCACGGCCACGCAGCTCGGCTGTGCGCTCGCGCTGCTGTTCGTCGTGCCGCTCGGCGACCTGCTGAACCGCAAGCGGCTGATCGCCGTGCAGCTTCTGCTGCTGACGGCGGCCTGCATCGGCGTGGCCGTGTCGTCGACGCGCTTCGCGCTGCTGGCGGGGATGGTTGCGGTCGGGCTGCTCGGCACCGCGATGACGCAAGGGCTGATCGCATGCTCGGCCGCGCTTGCGGGCGCCGGCGAGCGCGGGCGCGTGGTGGGCGCCGCGCAGGGCGGCGTCGTGATCGGGCTGCTGGCCGCGCGTTCGCTGGCCGGCGTCGTCACCGATATCGCCGGCTGGCGTGCGGTCTATCTCGTCTCCGGCGCCCTCGCGATCGCGATGCTCGTCGCGCTGTCACGGCTGTTGCCCGACACGAACGGATCGCGCGAACGCATCGGTTACGCGGCGCTGTTGCGATCGATGGTGTCGCTGCTGTGCGACGAACGCGTGCTGCGCGTGCGCGGCGCGATCGCGTTGCTGATGTTCGCGGCGTTCAGCATCTTCTGGAGCGCGCTCGTGCTGCCGCTGAGCGCACCGCCGCATTCGATGTCGCATACGCAGATCGGCGCATTCGGTCTGGTCGGCGCACTCGGCGCGGCGGCCGCCACGCGCGCGGGCCGGCTTGCCGATCGCGGGCGCGGCGAAGCGACGACCGGCGCCGCGCTCGCGCTGCTCGCGTGCTCGTGGCTGCCGCTCGCGTTCGGCAATACGTCGATTGCGCTGCTGATCGTCGGCATCGTGCTGCTCGACGTCGGCGGACAGGCCGTCCACGTCGTCAACCAGAGCATGATTCTCGGCACGCGGCCCGACGCGCATGCGCGCCTCGTCGGCTGCTACATGCTGTTCTACTCGGCCGGCAGCGGGCTCGGTGCGATCGCGTCGACGATGATGTATGCGCGCGCCGGATGGACCGGCGTCTGCGCGCTCGGTGCGGTCGTGAGCGTTGCCGCGCTCGGCGTGTGGGCCGCGACGCTCAGGCGCGCGTGACGCGTGCCGGCCATGCGGATCGAATGGGGAAAACCGGCTCGCCCGCAGCGGGCGGCCGACGCGCGAACCGGCCGCACGCGCGCGCCGGTTCGACCTTCGGTTCGGCGCGCACGGTGCGCGCCGCGGGCGCTCAGCCTGCCGCCTGGATCGCCTCTTCGTACACGCCGGCGACACGTCGCGCGATCACCGCGTTGTCGAAATGCTCGCGCGCATAACGCTTGCACGCGGCCTCGTCGGGCAGCACGATCGCGCCCGACAGCGCGGCACCGAGCCCTTCCGCGATCGCATCCGCGCCGGTCGCCGGCAGCACGAGATCGTTGGACAGCCCGGCGACCGCCTCCGGCAGCCCGCCGACCGGCGTGACCAGCACGGGCGTGCCGGACGCGAGCGATTCGACGGTGATCAGCCCGAAGCCTTCGAGCGCGACCGTCGGCACGACGCTGACCGTCGCTGCGCGGTACAGCGCCGCGAGATGATGGTCGGGCACGAAGCCGAGCAGCTTCACGTTGTCCTGCAGCCCCGCCGCGTCGATGCGCTGCTGCAGTTCCTCGCCGATCTTGCCCTTGCCGGCGATCAGCAGCAGCACGTCCGGGTGACGGTGCCTGACGAGGCCGATCGCGTCGATCAGGTCCTCCAGCCCCATGCGCCGCACGAGCCGGCGCACGGCCAGCACGATCGGCCGGTCCTGCGGCAGTTGCAGCTTGTGCCGCGCCTCGCCGGGCGAGAGCGGCGTGTCGAACTGCGCGGTATCGACGCAGCCGGGAATCACGCGCACACGCGACGGTTCGATTCCGTAGCGGTTCGTCAGGATCTGGCCGAACGCCTGCGACAGCACGATCAGCCGCGACGAGCGCGTATAGACGGCCTGTTCGAGATAGCGCTTCGCGCGCTGCCCGAGCGTCGCGGCGCCCTCGACCTGGCTTTCGTCGGCCCACGGCCCCTGGAAGTGCGACACCTGCGGAATCCCGCGCGTCACGTCGAGGCCCGGGAACGTGTACAGCGCGAAGTGCGACGAAATCACGTCCGGCCGCTCGCTGCGGACCTCCTCGCGCAGCGCGCGCCGCGCGGCGAGCATCCGGCGCGCGAGCGTCTGCGACGCGGGTCCGAAGCCCTGGATCGCGCCGCCCGTGTCGTCGGCGACCTTCGGCGAGCCCGCGACGAGCCCGCGCACCTCGACGCCCGCGCCCGGCAACGCGCCGACGAGCGAGTAGTACATCCGGTCGAGGCCGCCCGCACGTTCGGGGAACCAGTGCATGCCGATCTGCAACGATTTGATCGGCCGGGAAGAGTGGGACATCACGATTGCTCCTGCGTGACTGCATGCTCGACCCGCTCGAAAGCGGACGGCTGCGTGGGTTGGCCGATGCGCCGGTAGAGCGCGACGTACTGGGCACCCATGTGCGCCCAGCCGAAACGGGTCATCAGTTCGCGGGCCGCGTCGCCCATCGCGCGGCAGGTGTCGCGCGACGCCGCGAGCGAACCGATCGCCTGTGCAAGGGCGGCCGGATCGTCCGGATCCTCCAGCACGATCCCGCATTCGCGCGTGATGATTTCCGCGCCGCCCGCGGTACGAGCGGTGACGACCGGCAGCCCGGCCGCCATCGCCTCGAGCAGCGACAGGCTCATCGCTTCGTAGCGCGACGGAAACACATAGGCGTCGACCGAGCGCATCAGCGTCGGCATGTTTTTCACGAGGCCGAGGAAATGCACGCGCGATTCGATGCCGAGCGCGCGCGCTTCTTCCGGGTACGGGCTGCCCGGCAGATAGCCGGCCACCGCCAGATGGACGTTCGCCGGCAGCTTCGTCAGCGCCTTCAGCACGGTGCCGAGGTTCTTGCGCGGCGTGCGCAGGTCGCCGACGAACAGCAGCAGGAACGCGTCGTCCGGCAGCTCGAACGCCGCGCGGTCGGCCTGCGCGCCCGCGAACGCGCTGCCGTCGACGCCGTTGTAGATCACGCTGATCTTGCGGCTGTCGATGCCGAGCGCGGCGATCTCGTCGGCCACCTTCTGCGACACGGCGGTGATCGCACGCGAACGCCGGTAGGCCCAGCGCTCGAGCGCGGTATTCACGCGCGTATAGACGTACTGGTAAGCGGACCACATCCCCTTCGTGAGCCCGAACGGATAATACGGGCTCCTGAACCAGCCGCCGTGCACGAAGTGAGCGGTATTCACGTCGGCCTTGATCCACGAGATGAAGCCGTTCACGTGCAGCACGTCGTACTCGCTGCGATGCGCGCGCAGCCACCACGCGCTCTTCAGCGCGAACACCTGCTGCCTGACGAGATTCGACGGCCAGAAACGCCCGACCTTCACGGGCACCCAGCGCACGCGCGGGTCGGCCAGCAGCTCGGGCGCGACGTGCGACGCGACCAGCGTGACCTCGTAGTGCTCGGCCAGCGCCGCGCGCGCGATTTCGTAATTGACGCGGCCCTGCCCGTCGTTATGTCGCACGACATGCGTGACGATCGCGATTCTCAAAGGTCGCCTCCCCGTGAACGCGCGGCGGCCAGCAAGCGTTGCGCCTTCTGCCAGTGCGCCGCGGAAAGTATCGAAAAAATGGCTGTAAACATCAGCAGGCCGCCCGTGCCGATCAGCGAGTTCGTGAACACGAGCATCGCGAACGTCGACAGGCACAGGCTCAGGCACGCACCGACGAACTTGTCCTTGCGCAGCTTGAACGCCGCGCGCAGCGTGCGGCCGAACAGCATCACGACACCGGCGAGATACAGCAGCGTGCCGGGCCAGCCGAGCACGAACGGCACGTTCATCACGCCGCTGTCGAAGCTGCCGTACTTGCCGAGCTCGCCGCTGTCGCTCGACAGCTTCGTCGATGCGCCCGTCGCGCCCATCCCTTCGCCGGCGACGTCGGTAAACGCCGTCTGCGCGAAGGTTGCGTAAAACTTGTTGCGATCGTCGTAGCTGCGGTCGTCCTTCAGGTTCGTGATCGACTGGAGACGCTGGCCGAGACGGTCGGCCACCGGCCCGACGGTCAGCAGCGGCACGCATAACCCGACCAGCACGACGCCGCTGATGAGGATCCGCATCCGCACGCGGTTGTTCGACTGCGCGAGCTGGATCGCGAGTGCGATCACCCAGCCGCCCCACGTCGAACGCACGAGACACAGCGCGAACGATACGAAGCCGGCCGCCCCCGCGAACCAGCGGATCTTCTGCGGTGCCGCGAGCACGAACACCAGCGCGCCCATCATCGCGAACGCGAACGGCCCCGACGAGTTCATCGTGCTGAATACCCGCACGCCGTACGGCACCGGCTCGCCCTGCGAACCCATGTCCGAACCGATCATCCACAGCACGTCCCACTGCGGCATCACGAAGTACTGCACGACGCCGTACACGCCCATCACGAGCATGCCCCACATGAACGTGGACAGCAGCACGTCGCGGTACTCGGGATAGTCGCGCGCGTTGACCATGATGTGAAAGCCGATCAGCACCGGGTACACCCAGTTCGCCAGGTCGTAGGTCGCGGCCATCACACCGCTCGACACGATCCCGACGAGGTACGCGTACGTGAGCCCGAACAGCATCAGCAGCACCGGTATCCCGCGCCGCTGCGCGAGCACGCGGTAATGCCGGATCAGCCCGAGGCCGGCGATCATCGTCACCGCGAGCGGGGCAACCTGGATCAGGCTCGTCGGCGTGAAAGCGCCCTTCGACCAGTCGGCGAGACGCCGCACTTCCGGGCTCAGGAACCACACCCACCACATGAAGCCGACATAGCGCGCCGGGCTCTTGAAATACAGCCAGATGCCGACCGCGATGGCCAGCACCGGAAACGCGAGCGTCAGCACCTTGCCCTGGTGAATGGCGATCAGCGCGGCGGTGAACGACCACAGTCCGGCCTGCCCGATCCAGTGCTTCGGTTCGGCAAACCAGCTGCGGTTGCGCGACGGTGCGCGTTCGGCGGCAATCGTACTCATCGATCCGCTCTCACCGCGACGACGGACGCGAATCCGCAAGCGGCATCGCCAGGCCCGCGGCCGCCGGCGTGCGACGCCGGCGCAGCATGTCGCGCGTGATCCGCACGTGCTGCTCGGCGAACGCCTGGGTGGTCAGGTCGCGCTCGCGCAGGCACGCGGCGGCGGCCCGCGCGCAGCCGAGCGCCGCAACCGGATCGGCGACGAAGCGGTCGGCGGCCTGACGCATCGCCTGCGCGTCGAACGCCGGCACATAGGCGGCCGTATCGTGCGGGAAGTAGTCGCTGAGCCCGCCGACGTCGGACACGATCATCGGCTTGCCGACGGCTGCCGCCTCGAGCATCACGGTGATGCCCGACGCGTGGAAGTTCGGCCGCAGCGGCACGACGATCACGTCGGCCCAGGCGTACAGTTCGTGCTGCTTCGCGAGCCCCGACGCGGAGCCGATCTTCACGTTCGGCGCATGCCACTCGCGCGGCACGCGACGCCGCGTCGCGAGCCGCACGTCGTAGCGTTCGTCGCCGCCGAACGCGGCGAGAAACGTGCGCCAGTCGCGATCGCGGTCGTTGCCGATCGCCGCGATCCGCAGCGGCCGGTTCGGCTTCCACTGCTGCGGCTCGGTAAGCGGGAAATCCTGCGTGTTCAGCCCGTAGTAGACGAACTCGGCATCGCGACCGAGGTAGCGGCGGCACAGCTCGGCGTTGTCGCGGGCGAGCGTGGTCAGCGCGTCGGCACGCGCGAGCAGCTTGCGGTACAGCCAGCGGCGCGGGCCGCCGAAGCTGCCCCACTTGTCGAACAACCACACGCTCTGCGCGAGCAGCAGCGGGCGCTTGCCCTGCGCGCCGGCGAGCTTCAGGATCAGCGAAGCGGCAAGATGCTCCTGCTCGGTGTGCGTCCAGATCACATCAGTGTTCAGCAGCGCGGCGCGGTTGCGCCACGCATGCACGACGTCGAAGCCGAGCGCCGCCTTCAGCGCGCGGCGCGCGAGGCTGGCGATACGGTTCTCGCCGCCGTCCTGCGAATACGTCAGCCGGAATTCGTCGGATTCGGCGTGGTGATAGCCGTACAGGCAGCCGATGTTCTCGCCTTTCCGGTAGGTACGCGGATCGGCGCCGTAAAACAGGTGGACGTGAACGTTCGTTGTAGTCATGTCAACCTCCGCCGGGCCGCCCCGAGGAGGCTGACCGCCCCCTCGGGGGGCAGCGCGCAAAGCAAGCGTGGGGGTTGTTTCATTTCGAGCCCTCCGGGGGTGGCCGCGCGCGATGCGCGCAGCCCGTTCAAGACGTCACCGGCGGCATCGCCGCACGGTGGGGGGCAAGGTTCGCGCGGCGCGCATCGCGTGCGCCGCGGCGCACCGCGCGCCAGTGCTCGCGGATCCGGTTGCGCTTCGCCGTATGCAGCGACAGCAGCACGTGCGCGAAACCCGGATAGACGCGCGTACCAACCAGCGTCCACCACCACCACGCGATCTCGCGCCGCAGCGGCGGCAGATGCTCGCGCAGGATCAGATGCAGGTTGTACGCGCCGTTGCTGATCGCATTCAGCGACGCGGCATCGCGCCGGTCGTCGTCGAAGCGCTCGGCCGGGAAATGATCGACCGCGATCGCCGGGTCGTAGACGAGCTTCCAGCCGGCGCGCTGCACGTGCATGCTGAAGCCCATGTCGTTGTGCACCTGCGCACCGGCGCCGCGCAGCCGCGTGTCGAAGCGCACCCGTTCGATCGCGGTGCGGCGGTAGCTCATGTTCGCGCCTTTCAGCATGTCGACTTCGCGCGCGCCGCCGACGCCGAGGTGATGATTGCCGACGATCTTGCCGGACAGCGTGAGCTGGCCGACGAGTTCGCGCGATTCGTCGAGCACGCGGCCTTTCTCGTGCACCCAGTCGCGCCCGCCGACCGCACCCACGCGCGGATCGGCCTGGAATACCGACTCGACGCGCACGAGCCAGTCGGGGTGCGGCGCCGCATCGTCGTCGGTGATCGCGACGATGTCGCCGTTCGCCGAGTCGAGCCCCTTGTTCAGCGCGGCGACCTGCCCCGGCACATCGACCGGCACGATGCGCAGCGGCAGCGCGCCGCCGACCGCCGGATCGGCGAGCCGTTCGTGCGTGGCGTCGTCCTCCGGGCGCGCGACGACGATCACCTCGTCGGGCAGCCGCTGCTGGCGCTGCAGCGCCAGCAGGCAGCGCGCGAGGTCGGCGGGACGCCGATAGGTCGGAACGAGCACGGAAATTTTCATCGATGGTTCTCCAGTCGGCCGGGCGGGCGCGCGTCGCGCCGGCCCGGTTTCGCGCACTGCGGTCAGGCGCTCAGGTATTCGTGCACGGCTGCATAACCGCGGCCGTAGCCGCGCGCCTTCGGCGGCACGCCGTTGAAGATCCCGCCTTCCAGATCGACGCCCGCGGTACGCAGGCGCTTGATCGCGTCGGCGATCTCGCCTTCGGTGTGCATGCCCGAGCGCAGCACGAGGAACGTCGAGCCGGCCATGCGGCCGATGATGGTCGCGTCGGTCACCGCCAGCACCGGCGGCGAATCGATCAGCACGACGTCGTAGCGCTTGCTGAGTCCTTCGAGGTATTGCGGCAGGCGCGTCGACATCAGCAGTTCCGACGGATTCGGCGGACGCGTGCCGGCCGCGATGAACGACAGGCCCTGCACCGGCGTTTCACGCACGGCATCCTCGAGCGCCGACTGGTCGCTCAACAGCTCGGACAGGCCCGGCTGCACGGTGAGGCCGAAGTAGCGGTCGAGCAGGCCGCGACGCATGTCGGCGTCGATCAGCAGCACGCGCTTGCCCGAATGCGCGAGCAGCACCGCGAGGTTGACCGCCAGGAAACTCTTGCCGATACCGGGCGTCGGGCCCGTCAGCACGATCACGCGGTTCTTCGCATCCATCATCGCGAACTGCATCGCGGTGCGCAGGCTGCGCAGGCTCTCGACGCTGAGATCCTTCGGACGCAGGCTCGCGAGGATCGGCCGCGCACGGCCGCCGCCCTTTTCGGCCGCGGCATCGAGCTTCACCTGCTCGGCGCTTTGCGGCACCAGCCCGTACAGCGGCAGGTTGAACGCGCGCTCGATGCGATCGGGATCCTCGATACCCTGGAACATGTTGCGGCGCAGGAACACGACGCCCGTGCCGAGAATCAGGCCCAGGAACACGGCGGCCGACAGGATCAGCACCTTCTTCGGCTTGACCGGGTCGCCGGGACGCAGTGCCGAATCGACGAGGTGGATGTTGCCGCCCGTGCCGGCCTTCTGCACCGACAGTTCCTGCACGCGGTTCAGCAGCAGCACGTAGATGTCCTCGGCGACCTTCGCGTCGCGCTGGAGCTGGACGGCCTTCACTTCGGTCGCCGGCAGGCTGCGGAAGCGGTTCGCGTACTTGTCCTTCTCGCCTTCGAGCTCGGCGAGCTGCTGCTTCGCGGCGATCACCATCGGGTGCGAATCGGTGAAGCGCTGCGCGAGCGACGCGAGCTGCAGGCGCTGCGCGGCGATCTGCTGCTCGTACTGCACGCTGCCCTCGAGGTAGACCTTCGCCTCGTCGCTCGCGTTGATCGAGCCCGACGTGCGCTGGTATTGCGTCAGCGCGGCTTCCGCGTGCTCGAGGTCGGCCTTCAGGCGCGGTTCCTCGCCCTTCAGGAAGTCGAGCATCTTGGTCGCTTCGGCCTGCTTCGCAACCACGTGCTGGTTCAGGTACGACTGCGCGAGCGCGTTCGCGATCGCGGCGGTCTGGTCCGGATCCTTGCCTTCGAGCGAGATCTGCACGACGCCCGTCTGCTTGCCCTGCTCGGTCACCTGGATGCCGGTCTGGAAGCCGCTGATCGCGTCGAGATCGTTGTAGCGAACCACCGTGAACTGCGTGCCGGGGCGCGCGACGAGTTTCTTCACAAGCAGCGTCACGCCGCCGCCCTGTGCCGACTCGCCGACCTGGCCCGACAGCAGCCGGGTGCCGTTCTCATTGACGAGCGAATAGGTATCGTTCGGGCCGGCCGTCAGCGTCAGCTTCTTGCCTTCGAGCGCGGGCACGACGCTGATCGAATCGATGTCGGCGACTTCCCCGCCCCACGCATACGATTTCAGGCCGAGCCACGGCCGCGCCGGCGTGCCCGGCGTCGCGACGCGCGCGGCGAGGCTGCCGATCACCGGCAGCGTCTTCGGCACGACCGAGAAGTTCAGCTTGAACTGCTCGACGACCGGCGCGACGACGCCGCGGCTCTTGATGATCTCGATTTCCGCATCGGTCGGCGCCTGCTGCGGGCCGCTGTTGATCGACGCGCCCGTCTGCGTCTGCGTGAGCGCCTGCGACGTGTTGTCGTTGCCCTCGACCCGCACGTGCACGTCGGCCTGATACACCGGCTTCGCGATGTAGCAGTAGAGGCCGGCGAGCGCGACGACCGTCACCGCGATGCCGAGCAGCAGCCAGATGTCGTCCATGATCACCTGGAGCAACTGGCCGAGGACGACGTCCTCTTCCTCGGTTTTCACGGACAGATCCGCGTAGGAGTGTTTCGCTTGCGTGTTCACCATTCGTTCCCGCTTGAGTGGTGCCGGGGCGGAGGCGCCGCCCCGGCGGGCTATCAGCGCGTGATTTGCCGCATGTAGAAGATCGTCTGGATCGTCGGCAGCACCTGCTGCAGCACCCGGTTGAACTGCACCGAGCTGGCCGTGCTGACGTAGACCACATCGAGCGGCTGAAGCGGGAAGCGGCTCGACAGCATCAGCGCATCGGGCTGCGTCATGTCGAGACGGAACACTTCAGGCTTCGTCGGGTTGTCGCGCATCCCGCGCATCACGTAGATCTTGCGCGGGTTCGCATCGGTGTCGAGAATGCCGCCGCCGGCCGTCAGCGCGTCGGCGATGGTCAGCTTGCCCTTGAGCATCGGCACCGTGACCGGCGTCTTGACCTCGCCCATGATGAACACGCGGCTGTCGCTGCGGTCCGGCACGTTGACGATGTCGCCCTGCTGCAGCATCACGTTCTGCCGCACTTCGCCGCGGTCGAGCACGCCGTTCGCGTCGAGCGTGTAGAGCTTGCCGTCGCGCGTCAGGCGCACGCGCTGCAGGTCGGCGTCGGTGGTCGAGCCGCCCGAGCGCGAGATCGCGTCGACCAGCGTCAGCGGCACGTCGCTCATCGCGAGCGGGCCCGGTGTCTTCACTTCGCCCGTCACCTGCACCTTCTGGCTGCGGAACGACAGCACGCGCACGTCGAGCTGCGGATTCTTCACATAGCGCGCGAGACGCGTGGCCAGCTCGTCACGGGTCTGCGCGATCGTCTTGCCCGCCACGTGGATGCGGCCGACGAACGGGAAGAAGATCGTGCCGTCGGCGGCCACCGTCTGGCCGTAAGGATCGGCCTGGCCCGGCAGCGACGACGAATAGGGCTGCTGCAGCGCGCCCGCGATCGTCTGCGTCGTGTTGCCGCCGCTCGAGAACGACTGGCCCTGCGGCGTCGTCAGCTCGGGGTGGTCCCAGACGGTGACGCCGAGGATGTCCTGCGGGCCGACGCGGTACACGTACTGCGACGGATCGGTATAGCGCGCAGGCGGCAGCGGATGCTCGACCTGCTGCTTCTGCAGCTGGTCCATCACCACTTTGGCGTCGATGTAATGAACCGGATAGGTCTCGGCCGCTTCCTGGCGGCCTTCGTCCTTCAGGTTCGACGAGTCGAGATAGTTGCCGGGTGCGGTTGCGCAGGCTGACAGGAAAGTCGTCAGCGCGACGGCAAGCGCCACCGGGCGCATCGGGCGTTTCAGCATAGTTTCTGTAGCCATCCTTGAACCAGACGTTCGATCAGTGAGTAGCTCTCGCGGTAATCGGCCTCGGGGCCGCCGTGCGGATCGGCAATTTCGGCCCCTTCCCACTTGCCGAGCAGGTGGACCTTGCCGCGCGCGAACGGATCGACCGCTTCGACGGCCGCAATCTGTCCGCGCTCGCTGACGAGAATCAGGTCGGCGTCGCGCACGAACCGGCGCGACAGCCGCCGCGAGCGGTGGGTCGTCGCATCGACGCCGCGCTCCGCGAGCAACTGCCGCATCACCGGATCGATGCCGTCGCCGTCGTTCGCATGAACGCCGGCCGAGTGAAACGTCGGACGCGGGCCGCCGCGCGACGCGGCGTGCGACTTGAACAGCATTTCCGCCGCCGGGCTGCGGCAGACGTTCGCGTGGCAGACGATCAGGATGTTCCGGAACATGGCGTCTCGTAACGTGTGACGTGAAACGGGTTATGCGCTCGCGCGCGCGGTGCCCGGCACGCGGGCGGCGACGGCCTGGCGCGAGCCCGGCCGGCCGATCGGGTGGTACTCGATGCCCTGCTCGCTCATCGTCTCCG
Encoded here:
- a CDS encoding glycosyltransferase family 4 protein — its product is MTTTNVHVHLFYGADPRTYRKGENIGCLYGYHHAESDEFRLTYSQDGGENRIASLARRALKAALGFDVVHAWRNRAALLNTDVIWTHTEQEHLAASLILKLAGAQGKRPLLLAQSVWLFDKWGSFGGPRRWLYRKLLARADALTTLARDNAELCRRYLGRDAEFVYYGLNTQDFPLTEPQQWKPNRPLRIAAIGNDRDRDWRTFLAAFGGDERYDVRLATRRRVPREWHAPNVKIGSASGLAKQHELYAWADVIVVPLRPNFHASGITVMLEAAAVGKPMIVSDVGGLSDYFPHDTAAYVPAFDAQAMRQAADRFVADPVAALGCARAAAACLRERDLTTQAFAEQHVRITRDMLRRRRTPAAAGLAMPLADSRPSSR
- a CDS encoding glycosyltransferase family 2 protein, which codes for MKISVLVPTYRRPADLARCLLALQRQQRLPDEVIVVARPEDDATHERLADPAVGGALPLRIVPVDVPGQVAALNKGLDSANGDIVAITDDDAAPHPDWLVRVESVFQADPRVGAVGGRDWVHEKGRVLDESRELVGQLTLSGKIVGNHHLGVGGAREVDMLKGANMSYRRTAIERVRFDTRLRGAGAQVHNDMGFSMHVQRAGWKLVYDPAIAVDHFPAERFDDDRRDAASLNAISNGAYNLHLILREHLPPLRREIAWWWWTLVGTRVYPGFAHVLLSLHTAKRNRIREHWRAVRRGARDARRANLAPHRAAMPPVTS
- a CDS encoding polysaccharide biosynthesis tyrosine autokinase; the encoded protein is MVNTQAKHSYADLSVKTEEEDVVLGQLLQVIMDDIWLLLGIAVTVVALAGLYCYIAKPVYQADVHVRVEGNDNTSQALTQTQTGASINSGPQQAPTDAEIEIIKSRGVVAPVVEQFKLNFSVVPKTLPVIGSLAARVATPGTPARPWLGLKSYAWGGEVADIDSISVVPALEGKKLTLTAGPNDTYSLVNENGTRLLSGQVGESAQGGGVTLLVKKLVARPGTQFTVVRYNDLDAISGFQTGIQVTEQGKQTGVVQISLEGKDPDQTAAIANALAQSYLNQHVVAKQAEATKMLDFLKGEEPRLKADLEHAEAALTQYQRTSGSINASDEAKVYLEGSVQYEQQIAAQRLQLASLAQRFTDSHPMVIAAKQQLAELEGEKDKYANRFRSLPATEVKAVQLQRDAKVAEDIYVLLLNRVQELSVQKAGTGGNIHLVDSALRPGDPVKPKKVLILSAAVFLGLILGTGVVFLRRNMFQGIEDPDRIERAFNLPLYGLVPQSAEQVKLDAAAEKGGGRARPILASLRPKDLSVESLRSLRTAMQFAMMDAKNRVIVLTGPTPGIGKSFLAVNLAVLLAHSGKRVLLIDADMRRGLLDRYFGLTVQPGLSELLSDQSALEDAVRETPVQGLSFIAAGTRPPNPSELLMSTRLPQYLEGLSKRYDVVLIDSPPVLAVTDATIIGRMAGSTFLVLRSGMHTEGEIADAIKRLRTAGVDLEGGIFNGVPPKARGYGRGYAAVHEYLSA
- a CDS encoding polysaccharide biosynthesis/export family protein codes for the protein MLKRPMRPVALAVALTTFLSACATAPGNYLDSSNLKDEGRQEAAETYPVHYIDAKVVMDQLQKQQVEHPLPPARYTDPSQYVYRVGPQDILGVTVWDHPELTTPQGQSFSSGGNTTQTIAGALQQPYSSSLPGQADPYGQTVAADGTIFFPFVGRIHVAGKTIAQTRDELATRLARYVKNPQLDVRVLSFRSQKVQVTGEVKTPGPLAMSDVPLTLVDAISRSGGSTTDADLQRVRLTRDGKLYTLDANGVLDRGEVRQNVMLQQGDIVNVPDRSDSRVFIMGEVKTPVTVPMLKGKLTIADALTAGGGILDTDANPRKIYVMRGMRDNPTKPEVFRLDMTQPDALMLSSRFPLQPLDVVYVSTASSVQFNRVLQQVLPTIQTIFYMRQITR
- a CDS encoding low molecular weight protein-tyrosine-phosphatase, with the protein product MFRNILIVCHANVCRSPAAEMLFKSHAASRGGPRPTFHSAGVHANDGDGIDPVMRQLLAERGVDATTHRSRRLSRRFVRDADLILVSERGQIAAVEAVDPFARGKVHLLGKWEGAEIADPHGGPEADYRESYSLIERLVQGWLQKLC